A segment of the Coffea eugenioides isolate CCC68of unplaced genomic scaffold, Ceug_1.0 ScVebR1_3340;HRSCAF=4539, whole genome shotgun sequence genome:
tctaaaacatgaaagttgtagacttttgagttatctttccaatccattaagaatcacctcatttggatctgtgtaggctgagatatgaccgaaatacccttgcctgctccatgctttgttccagtttcgaccaataacaattgactctgtacttcggctttttgacctggaaaaccttcaaactggattcatatgtcttcaccaaagttgtagatatatctcttatcttcaaattggttcaagaatcattttaatccgatcactgtagctcaagttatggccgaaatacgaaaatgtgtcaaaactgtcaaaatacacaaaatcccactaaaaagtgataaaaacctcatttaatcatttaaaagcatttttcaccaattatagccgaaatgattcattttcttccaataatataactaaagtgactaaaaataatataaaatattatacaattattacgtaaattagtcacttatcatcTTGAGCACATTTTTGAATTGGTTTAAGCAATTAAAACTTTTTATTCATCTTGTCTACTTTCTTGAATTGCTTGATTAACCTTCTCCCCGAGCAATGCAATTTCTTACTAATTGGTCGGATCAACTTAGTTTTTGGCTACTTTTCTAAAGGATTTCAATTGATTCTGGGAACTCAATTATTTGGGGTTTACAGAATGCCAACCTCCGAGGTTTATGTGGTACTACGACTGCACAAAATGTGGACAAGACAGTCCCTCCTGATGTTCAAGAGATGGCAGAATTTGCAGTGGCAGAGTACAACAGGATAGCTGGGACCAAGCTGGTTTTGATAAAAGTGCTTCGCTATGTCAAGCGGGTTGTACGTTTTGGCACTTTGTACGGGCTTCACATGTTAACTCAGGATGACAAGGGCACATATACAGATCAAGCACTAACCTTGAAATTGAACAATGGCAAGAAGCTACTCCTGTGGTACAAACATAATGAACATTAATCAACAGCTGCTCATGAATTGAGAATGATCAACGTACTTTGCTAAGTACGTTAATTATCTGGTGTCTGTATGTGGTTGAGTATTATGTGTGTATGTTCAAAAGGATGGATGTACCGCTGAGGCACATCTCCCTAGTACTGTACTGAATCTCGAAGGTGCACTTGTACCAAGAATGCACCATTACATAAATAAAACCAGCTGTGTGTGTTTGAGTTCCTATATTACAATTCGTTCGCCTATTCACTTCCCAGCAGTCTAAGAGTAATTGAAAACTCTTGAAACCTGACTACATGTTTTGTGTGAGTATCTGTTTCCTGTACCATACCTTTATTCCTCAAAACCTTGCAGTATGTCAAAACGCGAATTTACACCAAGTCGAATTATGTTGTTGGTTCCTTTTAAATCACAAGCAACGCCCAAAATATGCTAACATATTGAGACATTCACATGAATGAGAGTTTCTGCGATGTTTGCTTGAAGTTGTAGTCTGGACCGATGTTTGCTTTGATTATCATTTTTATCCCGTCTACTTATATTTGTAGTTAGAAGACAAAGGAACAGACAAGGAAAAAGTACAAGATCGCACAGATGTTCTATTGAGCGCGACTAAAAAGGTCTGCGATAATTTGCTTGCCGCCATTATCATTATTAAGTAAAACTCTACTTATTCGAAAAGATATTGCTTGACAAGTGAACCAAAGTACCAAACTAGATGTTACAagagttaaatttttttttccctgtttcTATAACAAGCTTTCAATTAGCAAAATAATAAGAATGGGAACTAATACCCAAAGCAAAACCTAACTTACACTGAGTGAAACGGGGAGCTTCCTTTGGTGATGAAGGAAAGCGAAGgaatcaaaaaccaaaaaaaaaaaaaaaagaacttaaaaaggaaaaaaatgaacatTATACGGAAATAGTAGGAAAATAACACATCTTCATGACGTTTTTGTCCAAGAACAATAAATATGGGGCAAATTACCTACTCAAAATATTAGACAGGGCAAAGTTAAACTCCTAAAATAAATAGTTCATGGGGGTTTTTGTTTTACGAATTATTTAAAACTAGCTGCTGGGTTGTAAATGGACACACCCACATCCATCATCACAGATGTAAATGGATCCACTCACATTCATCGTGGATGCACACATTGCTTAGATTTTCGATTATGTGCTTGTTATATTTCTTGAAGGAATTGATGTACGCTCAATTAATTTAGTGCATAaaatttagggataatttcagaaacctcccttgaggttttaacaatttcatttagctcccttgagatttttaaaattacacatatctcctttgtcatttaaaatgataatactacgcttaaatattttaatgaaattcccttGTTTGATATACTTATACTTAGaataacttttaaaattatttttacattatttttccttcttattcctttttattttaatttttttgccaataaaactGTAGAACTACCACTATTACCTCTAGTTTTTATTGATACCGAAGTACTATCGCTATAATTTGGTGTACATTTGAGTTAGTTAGCTATTTAGCTTCTGCAATCCGTTCCTATTTAATTGACTTGAATAACCGAACCCcttaaattcaaaaaattaattagttcctaaaatataataaaaattttacctGGCTTTCCAAAACTACCTTGTATCTTTCATatttttaactacttttatgtTTAATGTTACAAACACTGCGTTTGATTTCTTATAATCCCAACTCAAGAAAGTTGAGAATATTAATCAGGGTAAATTTGGAAAAAGTTCATAAATGATTTCTTAATATAATAAAAGGATAGATAAAAGGAAACACTTGGTTGGGGTCATTTAAATAGGAACGGAGGGAGTAATAAATTTAGATACTAACACAATAATTTTTTAGCACAAATTTTAATATGAAAAATGTGCTGTGTTATTTACACGTTCTTCTGTTGGCGTTTACATTTATTGTTTTAGTTTCCGCCTTTGCTCTGGTAGTATTTACACTGTATTATATAATTGCCGCTGACAATTGTAGAGAATCTTGATCCGAAAGGCATTCTCTTGTGATGGATCCAATAGTTGATGGACGGAAGACTCCGGATCATGGGCCTCCACAATTACCGATGGCAACTTCAAGGTACAGTGTAGTCACCGTTACAATAAATGTAAACACTAAAACAAGAGATGTAAATACTAACATAACAACAAGTAAAcgcaaaacaaaatttttttcttatagAAATTTGTTCATTAAAATTTGTTGTGTTTTTTATATGTCTTGTGCCTTAAAATTTGTTGTGCTTTTTACATGTTTTTACAACAGCATAAAGGTAACAAATAACAACTTCCACTGTTGTTAAGGGACATACATACAATTACTGTTATCATCATAACAACGAACAACATCAtcttattcatttttttccctaaTCCCATTCAGCTTTTTTTAATTTACATGCTACAATTTTGTTTCTTCAGACAATTTCTTCAGTTTTTCACTCTTTTTCTCCAATTCTTCTACTAGTAGCCTCAAAGTTTCATTCGCttgcatcatttttttttgctGCTTGCTGTGAATTAGTCTCTTTGAAATGGCATTAGCATACAATGCTAATTAACTAATTAGTGTCTTTGAAATGGCATGCGagtaactaattaactattttCTTGATCCTCTAAGAATAACAAGTAGTAGCATTATCCATAGTCGAGGCAGAGTATATGGCATGTACATATAGTGCTGCTCAACCATTATGGTTAAGAAGAATGCTCGAATTTCTACGACACAAGCAAATCAATCCTACCAAAATCTATTGCGATAGCAAATCTTTTATTGAATTGTCAAAGAATCTAGTATTTCATGGAAGAAACAAGCACATTGACATCAAGTTTTATTTAATTAGTGAACTAGCTCAAGATCAAGAGATTACCATTGAATATTGCAAGAGCAAAGATTAAGTTGAACATGGAACATGGAGCTGTTTCTCAAGTTGAAGAAGATGCTTGGTATGGTGCAATTAAAAATATTGGTTTAAAGAGGCAATGTAGGATatgacaggttgtcgatgcctgtacaataataaaattaaacctaattgccaGTTAAAATAATCAATATTCGGTTCCAAGtattggagcagggactctaggggggcgtttggtaagagggtatcggattcggggaatggaatgaaccccataaatggtgtttggttcactggaatgggaattgaaatcttggattgatttctaaaaatttggtgtttctcCATTCCCAAGTATTTTGGTGGGTTTTGTCCGATTCCCAAGTttgattccaagaaacaaatccaattacatattataattatacaatgatataattaatatttatatatattatatattataatatatacatatatataatatattataattataatattagtacattatataaatatatattataattatttagttaaatataattatatttatttagttaaatataattatatttatataatatatattataaatttattaatattatataataatatatttataatatatatgtatatctataaatgtatattatatgtgcatataattaaaataaatacatgtatataatattaataaattatataattataattatatttattattttaaatataataatatataataactaTATCTAATTAATatgcattatatttatataaaatattagtacaattaatatttatatattatataattataattatatatttatattataactttcatataattataattaattatatataatatttaatttaattagttacaaacttataataatgatattattatattatataattatatattataatatatatgtatatttataaatgtatattatatgtgcgtataattataatatatacatgtatgtaatactaataaattatataataataattattattattattttaaatataataatatataataacaactatatttaatatgtaatatatattacatttatataaaatatttgtatatattatataattataattgtatatttatattataacatttgtatatttatatttaattatatatataatatttaatttaattatatatataatatttaatttaattagttacaaacttataataataataatattagttatatatattatataatgtatattaatttgtgtaatataattaatattatcaattatactaataattatacatgtttactaatagaaattattaatcagttagactaaatttactaatacatttatactaatatatttaattagtaaaaatttcttatatctcaTTTACAAAGAGTCAATAACTATCATTTACAATGtgatttataatatatttattatgttccattccgaaagagtcgacgaaccaaacatcaactacagtaatgatacacattccaggtacttgaaccaaacaaatgtattggaatgaatgacctcattccaaacccaagatATCCGAATCCGAATCCAATTCCGATGTGCGAACCAAACGCCACCTagatgtgcaatgggttacttgattcaccctatttccgaagagtttgcttgatccgatatacccgaatgggatagctttttcacaaataaatatTAATTTGTAGACAGGGCAAGTAGGATCGTATTCTCAGGAACTGGAGGTATTTGTCTCTTTCGAAATCCAAAAATAATAGGGGAGGTGTTTTTTGTATAAGCaatgacaatcaaagaaattcaaataaaaatataaaaataaataactaactagaaattaaatgacaattcactaaaatttgagtaacaataattaaaggtctagccaagaaataatttcagcaatggttcacctaattgatcatcgatgtgaagccaattccaattatttaccaataaataggttataactgccaaacaaacgatgacagtcaactcctccttactgtgtcggtgattaaggtacgcccgttaaccACTACTGcaattgagaaataattttaggtacgcccgtaagatttaattccccaactgccttacatattagaggagttctattctaaccaaataacgcactaccagggttattttagattagcccgcgtattctcCTGACACAAGCCTAATTAtgtcagttgtcactattttaaggcaattaaataattacggatttaatgccccaattgacaataggttattaaattaactaattatctggatccaagacaatcaattaattgaataacCATAAACACTGTAATCAGAGAATATGCGAatatcaataaataaaagaaaatgataaaattaaatcgatctcataaTTTTTAGGCGAATCAAAACCTCCGttgtttcttgattagaaaaggATATTTAGTTCATCTCGGATAAGAAAGACCCACACAAAGTTGCAGCAACAATTGTGGCCATCATCTCCGAAATT
Coding sequences within it:
- the LOC113757821 gene encoding uncharacterized protein LOC113757821; this translates as MTEVVANYNINVNEFAANMAVEGFQSAEVEAIMKAVGENKTWNAIEGLNDTNANLRGLCGTTTAQNVDKTVPPDVQEMAEFAVAEYNRIAGTKLVLIKVLRYVKRVVRFGTLYGLHMLTQDDKGTYTDQALTLKLNNGKKLLLWYKHNEH